Proteins from a single region of Chryseobacterium sp. T16E-39:
- the msrA gene encoding peptide-methionine (S)-S-oxide reductase MsrA → MKNFLLVVFSLLSLVAFSAHDLKMIEVEDNLKPTNKLDTVTFASGCFWCIEAKFSQLKGVQKVITGYTGGHVKNPTYKEVCKGTTGHAEAADIIYDSTIISYDELLEAFFLSHDPTQLNRQGNDIGTQYRSAIFYHNEEQRKKAQYYIEKLTEQRVYPTVIVTEVEPFTIFYIAESYHQQYYKQNPNQGYCRFVIQPELEKFKKIFKNKLKS, encoded by the coding sequence ATGAAAAATTTCTTACTAGTAGTATTCAGTTTGTTGTCTCTTGTCGCATTTTCGGCGCATGATCTTAAAATGATTGAGGTAGAGGATAATCTGAAGCCGACAAATAAATTAGATACGGTGACTTTTGCCAGTGGGTGTTTTTGGTGTATTGAAGCTAAATTTTCACAACTGAAAGGCGTTCAGAAGGTAATCACAGGATATACAGGTGGCCACGTTAAAAACCCAACCTATAAAGAGGTCTGTAAAGGGACTACAGGACATGCAGAAGCTGCAGATATAATATATGATTCCACAATAATTTCTTATGATGAACTCCTTGAAGCGTTCTTTTTGTCACACGACCCAACGCAACTGAACCGTCAGGGAAATGATATCGGCACCCAATATCGCTCTGCAATTTTCTATCATAATGAGGAGCAGAGAAAAAAAGCACAATATTATATTGAAAAATTGACTGAACAACGGGTTTATCCAACTGTTATTGTAACTGAGGTAGAGCCTTTTACGATCTTCTATATAGCAGAGAGCTACCATCAGCAATATTATAAGCAAAATCCCAATCAGGGGTATTGCCGATTTGTCATCCAGCCTGAACTGGAGAAATTTAAAAAAATATTTAAAAATAAGCTTAAATCCTAA
- a CDS encoding thioredoxin family protein, translated as MRNLKINSSIALFCFVLSSAFSLHVKAQQKQNIQEIKFSTTDYQHVVALAKASRKKIFVDAYATWCAPCKELQKVTFKDAKAANYFNKNFINISIDVEKGEGVKLAKKWGVSGLPTLLILDYNGNVIDSHTGYVDGNGLVEFAKDASVR; from the coding sequence ATGAGAAATTTAAAAATTAATTCATCTATAGCGCTCTTTTGTTTTGTATTGTCTTCTGCATTTTCACTACATGTGAAGGCACAGCAAAAACAGAATATACAGGAAATAAAATTCAGTACTACTGATTACCAACACGTGGTGGCCTTAGCCAAAGCAAGTAGAAAAAAAATCTTTGTAGATGCTTATGCAACTTGGTGTGCCCCTTGTAAAGAACTTCAAAAAGTGACCTTCAAAGATGCTAAGGCTGCAAACTATTTTAATAAGAATTTTATCAATATCAGTATTGATGTCGAGAAAGGTGAGGGCGTTAAACTGGCTAAGAAATGGGGAGTGTCTGGTCTGCCTACATTACTTATTCTTGATTACAATGGAAATGTAATAGACAGTCATACTGGTTATGTTGATGGAAATGGCCTGGTAGAGTTTGCAAAGGATGCGTCTGTTCGGTAA
- a CDS encoding P-loop NTPase fold protein, whose product MEQIYNSDKPIDNKNKDRFNRNKFSSRISQTIINRKSDEGLVIGLYGVWGEGKTSVLNMIQNDLEEKDDIFVVKFNPWRFKDEDSLILNFLKNISIVLDRDLNNAKEKFGGFIKKYGIGVGVGVLNIDLTKIGEALSDTELEKLKDRVNAFLKESKKKIVIIIDDIDRLDKQELFSLFKLIKLTGDFSNTYYILSFDDEMVASAIGERYASGDKLSGYNFLEKIIQVPLRIPQAQSQDLLNYTFELLNNAFSENQLDLQTEEAEKIGSLISQNILPRIKTPRLAIRYANSLSFLIPLLKGEVNNSDLILFEGIKIFYPEYYQFIKNYPTYFIESYYGYRDSKDNAKAEELKKELEKISSSYSNNDKKAIENLLKELFPYTKEVFENYSFRNGDIRWEKEKRIVSPKYFNRYFVYSVLNDEISDVYFDEYIKSLTAKSFEELSKETLEIIKRIGPNDFLSKISFYEEKLNWDEKKCLINLIADSQDQFQGMKGGTFMFGFHNPRKEAGRFIARMLQSQNDENEKLILAQSLLKINIPFTFSSELMWWFKYGKTNGTSTFIGNDLQKLEREFIERILEEASLDNSNIFIKFEISIFAVLDYWYDYDKDQVYQYFEKNILENNKNISRDIINALTSTIYSSSNPEPYKVDFKKDSYELLKKYYDVDKLYYALMANYKEEIEEATVQFFDMDEGQTEYNAIRQFVHWYNEDKNNLIEDNNQ is encoded by the coding sequence ATGGAACAAATATATAATTCAGATAAACCGATTGATAATAAAAATAAGGATCGATTTAACAGAAATAAATTTTCTTCTAGAATATCTCAAACCATAATTAATAGAAAAAGCGATGAAGGATTAGTCATAGGACTATATGGAGTTTGGGGTGAGGGTAAAACTTCAGTACTTAATATGATTCAAAATGATTTAGAAGAGAAGGATGATATTTTTGTAGTAAAATTTAATCCTTGGAGGTTTAAAGATGAAGATTCTCTGATTTTAAATTTTTTGAAAAATATTTCAATCGTACTAGATAGGGATTTAAATAATGCTAAAGAAAAATTCGGAGGATTTATAAAAAAGTATGGGATTGGAGTCGGAGTAGGTGTGCTAAATATTGATTTGACCAAGATTGGAGAAGCTCTTTCTGATACAGAATTGGAGAAATTAAAAGATCGAGTAAATGCATTTTTAAAAGAAAGTAAGAAAAAAATTGTTATAATTATTGATGATATTGATAGACTGGATAAGCAAGAATTATTTTCATTGTTTAAGCTAATTAAATTGACTGGAGATTTTTCAAATACATATTACATATTATCTTTTGATGATGAAATGGTTGCTTCTGCGATCGGAGAAAGATATGCTTCAGGAGATAAATTATCAGGATATAATTTTTTGGAAAAAATTATTCAAGTTCCTTTGAGAATACCACAAGCACAATCACAAGATTTACTAAATTATACTTTTGAGTTATTGAATAATGCATTTTCGGAAAATCAACTGGATCTACAAACTGAGGAGGCTGAAAAAATTGGATCATTGATATCTCAAAATATTCTTCCAAGAATAAAAACGCCTAGGCTAGCCATTAGATATGCAAATTCACTATCTTTTCTAATACCATTATTAAAAGGAGAAGTAAATAATTCAGATTTAATATTGTTTGAAGGAATTAAAATATTTTATCCGGAATATTATCAATTTATTAAAAATTATCCAACATATTTTATTGAGTCTTACTATGGATATCGAGACTCTAAAGATAATGCTAAGGCTGAAGAATTAAAAAAAGAACTGGAAAAAATAAGTTCATCATACTCAAATAATGACAAAAAGGCAATTGAAAACTTACTGAAAGAATTATTTCCTTATACAAAAGAAGTTTTTGAAAACTATAGTTTTAGAAATGGTGACATTCGTTGGGAGAAAGAGAAAAGGATTGTGTCGCCCAAATACTTTAACAGATATTTTGTTTATAGTGTATTAAATGATGAAATTTCTGATGTATATTTTGATGAATACATTAAGTCTCTTACAGCAAAAAGCTTTGAAGAACTATCTAAGGAAACACTAGAAATAATTAAGAGAATTGGGCCTAATGATTTTTTAAGTAAAATTAGTTTCTATGAAGAAAAACTAAATTGGGATGAAAAGAAATGCCTTATAAACTTGATAGCAGATTCTCAAGATCAATTTCAGGGGATGAAGGGAGGGACATTTATGTTTGGATTTCATAACCCAAGAAAGGAAGCTGGAAGATTCATTGCCAGAATGCTTCAATCTCAAAATGATGAAAACGAAAAGCTGATTTTAGCTCAATCTTTATTAAAAATCAATATTCCCTTTACTTTTTCAAGCGAATTAATGTGGTGGTTTAAATATGGTAAAACAAATGGAACTTCAACATTTATTGGAAATGATTTACAGAAATTAGAAAGAGAATTCATTGAACGAATCCTAGAAGAAGCATCACTTGATAATAGTAATATTTTTATAAAATTTGAAATTTCAATTTTCGCAGTACTCGACTATTGGTATGATTATGATAAAGACCAAGTATATCAATATTTTGAAAAGAACATTTTAGAAAATAATAAAAATATTAGCAGAGATATAATAAACGCTCTTACAAGCACTATATATAGTTCATCAAATCCAGAACCTTATAAAGTTGATTTTAAAAAGGATTCTTATGAATTATTGAAAAAATATTATGATGTAGATAAATTATATTATGCTTTAATGGCAAATTATAAAGAAGAAATTGAAGAAGCAACTGTGCAATTTTTTGATATGGATGAAGGCCAAACTGAGTATAATGCAATTAGACAATTTGTTCATTGGTATAATGAAGATAAAAATAATTTGATCGAAGATAATAATCAATAA
- a CDS encoding HEPN domain-containing protein encodes MDRIKDLFYFIGFSDEGSDIYTFVYYNGRIKKYFELFGWNYNIKPSRFTYFKTYNLNFLELISPNSIYEWIFNEEYQKLFKLLFEKHFLKIHHRELSFINSVYVLERFHRKFIAEKSSFDKRIKYFRPLFEQLLPERIDINQYLNKIEQTRHNISHFEDKSNVFKGIDLYYASLYIEIVIVISILEKIGIKSEQILSLTTFSKEHIDGMYLHNKNLEYTFPSEMFK; translated from the coding sequence TTGGATAGAATTAAAGATTTATTCTACTTTATCGGATTTTCTGATGAGGGGTCAGATATTTATACATTCGTTTACTATAATGGAAGAATTAAAAAATATTTTGAACTTTTCGGTTGGAATTATAACATAAAACCTTCAAGATTTACCTATTTTAAAACCTACAATTTAAATTTTTTAGAACTTATTAGCCCGAATTCTATTTATGAATGGATTTTTAATGAAGAATATCAAAAATTATTTAAATTATTATTTGAAAAACATTTTTTAAAAATTCATCATAGAGAATTGTCTTTTATAAATTCAGTATATGTTTTGGAAAGGTTTCACAGAAAGTTTATTGCTGAAAAATCTTCTTTTGATAAAAGAATAAAATATTTTCGTCCATTATTTGAACAGCTTTTACCTGAAAGAATTGATATCAATCAATATTTAAACAAAATTGAACAAACTCGGCATAATATTTCACATTTTGAAGATAAAAGCAATGTGTTTAAAGGAATTGATTTATACTACGCATCTTTATATATTGAGATTGTCATAGTAATTTCAATACTTGAAAAAATTGGAATTAAATCTGAGCAAATTCTTTCTCTAACTACATTTTCCAAAGAACATATTGACGGTATGTATTTGCATAATAAAAACTTGGAATATACTTTTCCATCTGAAATGTTTAAGTGA
- a CDS encoding CPBP family intramembrane glutamic endopeptidase: MRLKSSKNTILIYLLFTLIFSSVIWVLTLNAPDAGRIAGRMFGYGIMWCPTLATLVTLKLTGRKMSGLAWKLGEPKYLWNSYFIPLFYSLVAYLIIWSMGWGHFYSTSFVTKTAHEFGWDNLPHWFFIVIFFLMNGVIGMFASISTALGEEIGWRGLLVPELAKKMGYTGVSLTSGLIWGIWHYPLLIFGNYNNGTPAWYGLICFTVSITAASFIYTWYRMKSGSLWTGVLLHASHNLFIQGFFTPVTEQNIHSPWYIDEFGAVVPIVTIFLAIYFWSRRKELNDVAK, encoded by the coding sequence ATGCGATTGAAAAGTTCAAAAAACACAATTTTAATCTATTTACTGTTCACTTTAATTTTTAGTTCCGTTATATGGGTGCTTACATTAAATGCTCCTGATGCAGGGCGAATCGCAGGACGAATGTTCGGTTATGGTATTATGTGGTGTCCAACATTGGCTACACTTGTCACATTGAAATTGACAGGACGTAAGATGTCTGGTCTTGCCTGGAAACTGGGCGAACCAAAATACTTATGGAATAGTTATTTTATTCCATTATTTTATTCCTTGGTTGCTTATCTTATTATTTGGTCAATGGGTTGGGGACATTTTTATAGCACCTCATTTGTTACTAAAACAGCACATGAATTTGGCTGGGATAACCTACCTCATTGGTTCTTTATTGTTATTTTTTTCCTGATGAATGGTGTTATAGGAATGTTTGCAAGCATTTCTACCGCACTTGGAGAAGAAATTGGCTGGAGAGGGCTTCTAGTACCAGAATTAGCTAAAAAAATGGGATATACTGGAGTTTCACTGACTTCCGGTCTGATCTGGGGCATTTGGCATTATCCCCTACTTATTTTTGGGAATTATAATAATGGGACACCAGCATGGTACGGATTGATTTGCTTTACAGTTTCTATTACTGCTGCAAGTTTTATTTACACCTGGTATAGAATGAAGTCAGGAAGTTTATGGACCGGTGTCTTGCTGCATGCAAGTCATAATCTCTTCATTCAAGGTTTTTTTACGCCTGTAACCGAGCAAAATATACACTCACCATGGTATATTGATGAATTTGGGGCTGTAGTACCTATAGTTACCATATTTCTGGCAATATATTTCTGGAGTAGACGAAAGGAGCTTAACGATGTAGCAAAATAA
- a CDS encoding peroxiredoxin produces the protein MTLGSVRVHAQKTLDKGDRVPMFTLKNQDGKDVQLLKYIGKKKIVIFFYPMDESPVCTKEACAFRDSYETYKDANAVVMGINKGTVESHKAFQTKEHLPFDLLSDPNNKVLDLFGIKEEDLGNMVLSGRETFVIGLDGKIVYRFRDFMKGDEHSKQVLSYLNSK, from the coding sequence ATGACATTAGGTAGCGTGCGAGTGCATGCTCAAAAAACCCTGGACAAAGGTGATAGAGTTCCTATGTTCACCCTAAAAAATCAGGACGGTAAAGATGTTCAGTTATTAAAGTACATTGGGAAAAAGAAAATCGTGATTTTCTTCTATCCGATGGATGAAAGCCCTGTATGTACCAAAGAAGCATGTGCCTTCCGTGATTCCTATGAAACCTACAAAGATGCAAATGCTGTTGTTATGGGAATCAACAAAGGAACAGTAGAAAGCCATAAGGCATTCCAAACGAAGGAACACTTGCCTTTTGATTTATTGAGTGATCCTAATAATAAGGTACTTGACCTGTTTGGTATTAAGGAAGAGGATCTTGGTAATATGGTATTGAGCGGAAGAGAAACATTTGTAATCGGCCTGGACGGAAAAATTGTATATAGATTTCGTGATTTCATGAAGGGAGATGAGCATTCAAAACAAGTTCTGTCTTATTTGAATAGTAAATAA
- a CDS encoding AraC family transcriptional regulator has protein sequence MVNDYKKYELYGKPLLQKIELTAPFKFDFPVAEQACFLYVLEGEFQYQQDDEEINIPANYALFLNCVNSGKQIHNARPHHHCRIVIVTFYPEILKKIYDRELPLLLQRPTNLISNQSNKKLNNDFLIQKYVEGLLFYFENPSLVNDDILVLKLKEIILLLAQSQSAESVQLILSQLFSPTSYSFKQIIEANLFSQLSIDQLAAQNNLSVSSFKREFSKLYNDTPANYIKNKRLEKAAELLTVSDQRITDIAYECGFNDLGTFTKSFGDKYHLTPTSYRQEQKR, from the coding sequence ATGGTAAACGACTATAAGAAGTATGAACTGTATGGTAAGCCGCTGCTACAGAAAATTGAACTGACAGCGCCTTTTAAATTTGATTTTCCTGTTGCTGAGCAGGCTTGTTTTCTATATGTGCTGGAAGGGGAGTTTCAATATCAACAGGATGATGAGGAGATCAATATACCTGCCAATTATGCGCTGTTCCTTAATTGCGTAAACTCCGGAAAGCAGATTCATAATGCCAGACCGCACCACCATTGCCGGATTGTTATTGTTACCTTTTATCCGGAAATTTTAAAGAAGATCTATGACCGGGAGCTGCCGCTGCTCTTACAGAGACCTACTAACCTCATTTCAAATCAATCAAACAAAAAATTAAATAACGACTTTCTGATCCAGAAGTATGTGGAAGGTCTGCTTTTCTATTTTGAAAACCCCTCGCTTGTCAATGACGATATTCTGGTTCTTAAACTTAAAGAAATCATACTTTTACTGGCGCAGTCCCAAAGTGCGGAATCGGTTCAACTGATCCTGTCACAGCTATTTTCACCTACTTCATATTCGTTTAAACAGATTATTGAAGCCAACTTATTCTCCCAGCTCAGCATTGACCAGCTGGCTGCACAGAATAATCTCAGTGTATCCTCATTTAAAAGAGAGTTTAGCAAATTATACAATGATACACCAGCTAATTATATTAAGAACAAAAGACTGGAAAAGGCCGCTGAATTACTGACGGTTTCAGATCAGCGTATTACAGATATAGCTTATGAATGCGGGTTTAATGATCTGGGCACTTTTACAAAGAGCTTTGGCGATAAATATCATCTTACGCCAACAAGCTATCGCCAGGAACAAAAAAGATAA
- a CDS encoding OsmC family peroxiredoxin, with the protein MKRTAKAHWSGNAKEGKGELTTQSGILNKTNYSFKTRFVGEEQGTNPEELLAAAHAGCFTMAVSFALTEKGMQAISLETEATLTMEGFDITGIHLSITGTVPGINQIDFETITKLAEQNCLISKALRITISSQAHLVL; encoded by the coding sequence ATGAAACGTACAGCAAAAGCACATTGGAGTGGCAATGCAAAAGAAGGAAAAGGTGAACTGACAACACAGAGTGGAATCTTAAACAAAACGAATTATAGCTTTAAAACAAGATTTGTAGGGGAGGAGCAGGGAACAAATCCGGAGGAATTACTTGCGGCTGCTCATGCAGGTTGTTTTACAATGGCAGTAAGTTTTGCATTAACAGAAAAGGGAATGCAAGCTATATCGCTGGAGACGGAAGCTACCCTAACCATGGAGGGATTTGATATCACCGGGATACATCTTTCAATTACAGGTACTGTTCCAGGCATAAACCAAATTGATTTTGAAACGATTACGAAACTCGCTGAACAAAATTGCTTAATTTCTAAAGCGTTGCGAATTACGATCAGTTCTCAGGCTCATCTTGTTCTTTAA
- a CDS encoding DNA repair protein Rad50 — translation MKDYPRIKRLSTLGIVHHQNFDYEFNSFRTDFVGEGGAGKSMISDLLQLVCVGTKAFHSPTKGTGPRKPHTMVLRTEGKGTDMGYAFINIEKDENQYLVIGIYLESSGTSNMFIIQDGNNFDTDTQLIPFSKLLGVEDFQKNNIIFPINELKEHIQNNLNLTCESWERTANYHKILFKNNILPIDLSLNSKTLDNYAKIIQAFSRESLDVSKSHSLQSFLFGDDKEQELIKKFYETVEELQEDTRQFESNLEEIESLTIKQTQLSNLLDLKTIEKDAQILYLKSSYKYYINQIFINSNKLQTLLNDYYCSLQSLPLLKENVYEKIAWTEKELENTEPKWEEAIKVKNELDTKVSKRKKFFLWMQAFNCSQEELIEKLNKYHKSKDTINKIRELEEILKSENILTAFKSNEYKEKNIVNQIDKQLEKLARDLELKNKLKALNNIDDKNSLAHWALNLPSKLDLNQEAIIRKYQNEGVKIEYPDDSSKRYIPSPEALLNNIVIYKNEDQAFWLNLNGVIEFFSTDFSPIFDTQDKSKIKEYFEKETTSILSDIKSLEKEIKEKTILKNVFENLENPDGYLKAWNTQTDLEDQLETHEMYEVSQEDFFEYSSLYSQTSIEEDFKQSKAVYSQLNTNRNHLITLENNLTRDYENFFTLQTNQEIESIKNNHGFAFEENFDKKHFFSSILNAEDYYKEFKKIYLQEKSKYNTTEDIIKLDKRIVELTSNKNEIYSQNIDALKDAPDSSEELTQQIIEELKNNYDLTKNNYNLEYNLLVRQHLKNNVNRFENTGDFQSLCEEILPSEILNDITILEKEVIEKIGKYLTDINLKNRRLNSRKLQKLAVIVEEVSNEVSDQRNDIRLINNFLNSGDKEITGGHIVSVEDFSEDSFSSGWMNAFTDSITKDFELGLDDSLFESEKGISNDLERFPSLKEKLLEAFYRSGGSRNLKPKIEELLNPKSYYNVKFSIKTSQGKKNDGSTSQAYAAIALLCIAKLSLLNKQSKNKFIESIRFIAIDEAEGLGSNFDMLYKIAQANDYQLLSLSINPNKIDIEKQNIYLLHNSREDEKINYDPIPIFGSTFNNL, via the coding sequence ATGAAAGACTATCCAAGAATAAAAAGGTTATCTACTTTGGGGATTGTTCACCATCAGAATTTTGATTATGAATTCAATTCTTTCAGAACAGATTTTGTTGGAGAAGGAGGTGCCGGAAAAAGTATGATTTCCGACCTTCTGCAATTGGTTTGCGTGGGAACAAAAGCATTCCACTCTCCAACAAAAGGTACTGGACCAAGAAAACCTCATACGATGGTACTACGAACCGAGGGTAAAGGAACAGATATGGGATATGCATTTATCAATATTGAAAAGGATGAAAATCAATATTTGGTTATAGGTATTTATTTAGAGAGTTCGGGCACTTCTAATATGTTTATTATTCAAGACGGAAATAATTTTGATACGGATACTCAGTTGATTCCATTTTCTAAATTATTGGGTGTTGAAGATTTCCAAAAGAACAACATCATTTTTCCAATTAATGAATTAAAAGAACATATACAAAATAATCTAAACCTTACTTGTGAATCTTGGGAAAGAACCGCCAACTATCATAAGATACTTTTCAAAAATAATATTTTACCAATAGACCTTTCACTCAACAGTAAAACTTTAGATAATTATGCTAAAATCATACAGGCTTTTTCCAGAGAATCTTTAGATGTAAGTAAAAGTCATAGTTTACAATCTTTCTTATTTGGTGACGATAAAGAACAAGAATTAATTAAAAAGTTTTATGAAACTGTAGAAGAATTACAAGAAGATACAAGGCAGTTTGAAAGTAATTTGGAAGAAATAGAGTCGTTAACCATCAAACAGACTCAACTTAGTAATTTACTAGATTTAAAAACCATAGAAAAAGATGCTCAAATATTATATTTAAAATCTTCCTACAAATACTATATAAATCAAATTTTCATAAACTCGAATAAACTTCAAACTCTGTTAAATGATTATTATTGCAGTCTGCAGTCACTTCCTTTGTTGAAAGAAAATGTTTACGAGAAAATTGCTTGGACAGAAAAAGAGTTGGAAAATACAGAACCAAAATGGGAAGAAGCTATTAAAGTCAAAAACGAATTGGATACGAAGGTCTCTAAAAGGAAAAAATTCTTTTTATGGATGCAGGCGTTTAATTGTTCACAAGAAGAACTTATAGAAAAGTTAAACAAATACCATAAATCCAAAGATACTATAAACAAAATAAGAGAATTAGAAGAAATTTTAAAATCTGAAAATATTCTTACTGCATTCAAAAGCAATGAGTATAAGGAAAAAAATATAGTAAATCAAATTGATAAACAACTTGAGAAGTTAGCAAGAGATTTAGAACTTAAAAATAAACTCAAAGCTTTAAATAATATTGATGATAAAAATTCTTTGGCTCATTGGGCTTTAAATTTACCAAGTAAATTAGACTTGAATCAGGAAGCAATTATTCGTAAATATCAGAATGAAGGTGTTAAAATAGAATATCCTGATGATTCCTCTAAAAGATATATCCCTAGTCCTGAAGCGTTACTGAACAATATTGTTATATATAAAAATGAAGATCAGGCGTTTTGGCTTAATCTCAACGGTGTTATTGAATTTTTTTCAACGGATTTTTCTCCAATTTTCGACACCCAAGATAAAAGTAAGATAAAGGAATATTTTGAAAAAGAAACGACAAGTATTCTAAGTGATATTAAGAGCTTAGAAAAAGAGATAAAAGAAAAAACAATTTTAAAAAATGTTTTCGAAAATTTAGAAAATCCGGATGGATATCTGAAAGCGTGGAATACTCAAACAGATTTGGAAGACCAACTTGAGACTCACGAAATGTATGAAGTAAGTCAAGAAGATTTCTTTGAGTATTCCAGTCTATATAGTCAGACTTCTATTGAGGAAGATTTTAAGCAAAGTAAAGCTGTATATTCTCAATTGAATACTAATAGAAACCATTTAATAACCCTCGAAAATAATTTAACAAGAGATTATGAAAATTTCTTTACGCTACAGACTAATCAAGAGATAGAAAGTATTAAAAATAATCATGGCTTTGCTTTCGAAGAAAATTTCGACAAAAAACATTTTTTCTCTTCAATATTAAATGCTGAAGATTATTATAAAGAGTTCAAGAAGATTTATCTTCAGGAAAAATCAAAATATAACACAACGGAAGATATCATTAAATTAGATAAAAGAATTGTAGAGCTGACTTCAAACAAAAATGAGATATATTCACAAAATATTGATGCTTTAAAGGATGCTCCTGATTCTTCAGAAGAGTTAACCCAGCAAATAATAGAAGAATTAAAAAATAACTATGATTTAACAAAAAATAATTACAATTTAGAATATAATCTTTTAGTTAGACAGCACTTAAAAAATAATGTGAATCGCTTCGAAAACACAGGAGACTTCCAGTCTTTATGTGAAGAGATTTTGCCATCCGAAATTTTGAATGATATTACCATATTAGAAAAAGAAGTTATTGAAAAGATAGGTAAATATCTTACAGACATTAATTTAAAGAACCGGAGATTAAACAGTCGAAAACTTCAAAAACTTGCTGTTATCGTTGAAGAAGTATCCAATGAAGTAAGTGACCAAAGAAATGATATTAGACTAATCAATAATTTTCTTAATTCTGGCGACAAAGAAATAACGGGAGGTCACATAGTAAGTGTAGAGGATTTTAGTGAAGATTCATTTTCTTCTGGATGGATGAATGCTTTTACCGATAGTATTACTAAAGATTTTGAATTAGGTTTGGATGATTCCTTATTTGAATCAGAAAAAGGAATTTCAAATGATTTAGAAAGATTTCCTTCTTTAAAAGAAAAGTTATTAGAAGCATTTTACAGATCAGGTGGTTCGAGAAACTTAAAACCAAAAATTGAAGAACTATTGAATCCGAAATCGTATTATAATGTAAAGTTTTCAATTAAAACAAGTCAAGGCAAAAAGAACGATGGCAGTACGAGTCAGGCTTATGCCGCGATTGCTTTATTATGTATTGCAAAATTATCTCTCTTAAATAAACAATCAAAAAATAAATTTATAGAATCTATTCGGTTTATTGCTATTGATGAAGCAGAGGGGTTAGGAAGTAATTTTGATATGCTTTACAAAATTGCTCAAGCAAATGACTATCAATTGCTGTCTCTATCTATTAATCCTAATAAAATTGATATAGAAAAACAAAACATATACTTACTGCATAATAGTCGCGAGGATGAAAAAATTAATTATGATCCAATACCTATTTTTGGATCAACATTCAATAATTTATAA
- a CDS encoding alpha/beta fold hydrolase, whose protein sequence is MKNLKSAIGLGVLSWLNAPARLKNDLNSIFLSTYQSITNFKNLPKMKLLKYILPILVFTLLLNSCSKDDDDTIKPEHHSTFVLVHGAWQASFVWNKVKTSLEAQGNKVILVELAGHGNDQTPVSQVTFNGYVKQVTDVIEGLNTPVVLVGHSLGGAIVTQAATKLPQRIEKLIYVAGFIPKSGSSVFDYSAMDAGTLIPTALEFSADGSTVTIAKPETNLREIFCKDGSAEDNKLLVDNLRPEPVVAAGTPLNYSKDIYNAIANKYYIYTTQDKAISYDFQQQMVSEAKITNTYKIDAGHSPFLSKPNELVEIFNTIIKKY, encoded by the coding sequence ATGAAAAATTTAAAATCAGCAATCGGGCTGGGTGTTTTATCTTGGCTTAATGCACCTGCAAGACTTAAAAATGACCTGAACAGCATTTTTTTAAGCACATATCAGTCAATAACCAATTTTAAAAATCTACCAAAAATGAAATTATTAAAATACATTTTACCCATATTGGTATTCACGCTATTATTAAATTCTTGCTCTAAGGATGATGACGATACGATAAAACCAGAACATCATTCAACATTTGTATTGGTACATGGAGCCTGGCAGGCATCCTTCGTATGGAATAAGGTAAAAACCTCTTTAGAAGCACAGGGGAACAAGGTTATTTTAGTTGAACTAGCTGGTCATGGTAATGACCAAACCCCTGTTTCTCAAGTCACTTTTAATGGTTATGTAAAGCAGGTAACAGATGTTATTGAAGGTTTAAATACACCAGTTGTCCTAGTGGGACATAGTTTAGGCGGAGCAATAGTTACACAGGCTGCTACAAAGCTGCCGCAAAGAATAGAAAAGTTAATCTACGTTGCCGGATTCATTCCAAAAAGCGGAAGCAGTGTATTTGATTATTCGGCAATGGATGCAGGAACACTGATTCCTACTGCACTGGAATTCTCTGCTGACGGAAGTACGGTCACTATTGCAAAGCCTGAAACAAATTTACGCGAGATTTTTTGTAAAGATGGCTCTGCTGAAGATAATAAACTGCTGGTCGATAATCTTCGCCCGGAACCTGTTGTAGCAGCCGGAACACCATTGAATTACAGTAAGGATATTTATAATGCCATAGCCAATAAATACTACATCTACACAACCCAAGACAAAGCGATCAGTTATGATTTTCAGCAACAGATGGTATCCGAAGCAAAGATTACCAATACCTATAAAATTGATGCAGGGCACAGTCCTTTTCTTTCTAAACCAAATGAACTTGTGGAGATTTTTAATACAATAATAAAAAAGTATTAG